From the Cryptomeria japonica chromosome 2, Sugi_1.0, whole genome shotgun sequence genome, one window contains:
- the LOC131060450 gene encoding GDP-L-galactose phosphorylase 1: MLTIKRCPTVVSLHQEGSEGLGCGRNCLGQCCVPGSKLPLYTFKRRETLLTGEKNAEDNVPGDDVSFLDSLLLGQWEDRMGKGLFRYDVTTCETKVIPGKSGFIAQLNEGRHLKKRPTEFRVDKVLQPFDPKKFNFTKVGQEEVLFRFEESEEDKVQYFGKAPVLDSPNVIAINVSPIEYGHVLLVPRVLDCLPQRIDPDSFLLAMHMAAEAGSPSFRLGYNSLGAFATINHLHFQAYYMALPFPVEKAPTKRVPWKSEKSGVKIFELCNYPVRGLVFEGGNKLEDLSDAVANSCICLQENNIPYNILIADCGKRVFMFPQCYAERQALGEVEQEILDTQVNPAVWEISGHMVLKRKEDFERASDDYAWRLLAEVSLSEERFEEVKAYILEAAGSEKVPQEEEEENAVHEAAHMVEDEVTVFQSVEKNRNDPMRVTEGCLVLQ, from the exons ATGTTGACCATAAAGAGGTGCCCGACTGTTGTTTCGCTCCACCAAGAGGGGTCGGAAGGGCTTGGATGCGGCCGCAACTGTTTAGGCCAATGCTGTGTTCCAG GGTCAAAGTTGCCCTTGTATACTTTCAAAAGAAGGGAAACCCTTCTTACTGGTGAAAAGAATGCAGAGGACAATGTCCCAGGAGACGACGTTTCTTTCCTTGATTCTCTGCTTCTTGGACAG TGGGAAGACAGGATGGGGAAGGGTCTGTTCCGCTATGATGTTACCACCTGTGAAACCAAG GTTATTCCTGGCAAAAGTGGCTTCATTGCTCAGTTGAATGAAGGACGCCATCTTAAAAAGCGTCCCACTGAATTTCGAGTTGATAAGGTGCTGCAGCCTTTTGATCCCAAGAAATTCAACTTCACTAAAGTAGGCCAGGAAGAGGTGCTTTTCCGTTTTGAAGAGAGCGAAGAAGATAAAGTTCAGTATTTTGGCAAAGCCCCGGTCTTGGACAGTCCCAATGTTATTGCTATCAAT GTGAGTCCAATTGAATATGGACATGTGCTCCTTGTTCCTCGAGTGCTGGATTGCTTGCCTCAGCGCATCGACCCTGATAGCTTTCTCTTAGCTATGCACATGGCTGCTGAAGCTGGCAGCCCATCTTTTCGTCTTGGGTACAACAGCTTGGGGGCTTTCGCTACCATCAATCATCTGCACTTCCAG GCTTATTACATGGCCCTGCCTTTCCCTGTGGAGAAAGCACCCACAAAAAGAGTTCCATGGAAGTCAGAAAAAAGTGGGGTGAAGATTTTTGAGCTCTGCAATTATCCTGTGAGGGGCCTGGTTTTTGAAGGAGGTAATAAGTTGGAGGACCTCTCTGATGCTGTTGCCAACTCTTGTATCTGCCTTCAAGAGAACAATATTCCCTATAACATACTAATAGCTGATTGCGGCAAACGAGTTTTTATGTTTCCTCAG TGCTATGCAGAAAGACAGGCTTTAGGCGAAGTGGAGCAGGAGATATTAGATACTCAAGTCAATCCCGCTGTGTGGGAAATCAGCGGACACATGGTCTTGAAGAGGAAGGAAGATTTTGAAAGGGCTTCCGATGACTATGCATGGAGACTACTCGCTGAAGTCTCGCTGTCAGAAGAAAGATTTGAAGAAGTCAAAGCTTATATCTTGGAAGCAGCAGGCAGTGAAAAGGtgccacaagaagaagaagaagaaaacgcAGTTCATGAAGCAGCACATATGGTGGAAGATGAGGTTACTGTGTTCCAGTCAGTGGAGAAAAATCGTAATGATCCCATGCGAGTGACTGAAGGATGCCTTGTGCTTCAGTAA